TATAAGTCACCTGAAAAGCGACCCCCTCCCGCGACACGctgcggcggccatcttggtcgGGGCGACATTCAGACATGCAGAggatagaaggaaaaaaaaaactaaacaaaattgTATGTCACAAAATAGAGCAGAATCAATGGGACAATGCAAATAGTTGGGAAATTTGCTTTGCAACCATGAGGATTTGGGCttatttcctgttcatttcacCTTATTTGAGGGCATTTAGTTAGAATTTCCGAATTCCGGATTGCCGGCTCACTTCCTCTTGTTTGAGGTTCGAGTCCCTGTTCCGATCCCATGATGTTAATTGGGGGGATTTTCCTCTTCTATTCCGGGTGACTTTTTTGGTGCGCTTGTCAAACGCTTTCCCTGACGTGGCAGCTGGAGACGGAGATGGACGCGTGCATGTCCGACGGCGAATCGTCTCGATTGGCTCGCTCGCTCCTCAACGAGGGCTTGACCGACACCACGCTCTTTCGGCTGAGCCTGCTGGTCCGCAAGGTGAGCGCCCGCCGACGGGCGCCGACGGGCGCTGACCCCGCGAGAAGAGTCACACGTTCTCTTGGGCTCGCAGAGGCTGAGTTCGGCCGATTTTGGCCGCGTGGACGTGGTCCTCAAGTCCTTGGAGATTCTGCTGGACGACAAAGACGTGGCTTGCAACCTGTTCGCCTTAGCCATCACGTACCAGGTAAGGTTTGCGGCGCTGGAGTTTCCCACTTGGGACGGGTACCCAACCGAGCCCACCGCCGGCGCTCCGGCCTCAGGTGCTGTCGTGGTTCCAAACGGTGCGCGACCGTTTGCTCTCCGCCGACCAGAGGAGCTCTGCCCAGACCCCTCTGATGGACAGCTTCTACGACATCCTGCTGGTGAATGACGGCGGGCGGACATTTTGGCCGCTCGGTCTGTCTCTTCTTTCAGGCTTAAAGACTTTTCTCTCTTTCAGCTGCTCAGCCGCTCGCGTCCTCCAGGTGGCTCAGGTGACGGGTGGCGCCACGTCCAGTGGCGTCGCCAGTAGTGACGGCCTCTTTCTTTCCCTCCTTCCGTCCGTCAGGCTCCGACCTGGACGTGATCCTCCTGGAGCTCCTGCACACCTTTCTGGAAGGCCGGCTGCACTACGGCGTCAGGCTGGAGGTGAGCGGCGCCGCCCGCCTCCTCCGCGGGAAGGTCCTGCCGTTTGCCTTTTCTCTCGCAGGCCACCAGAACCTTCAACAGCATCCTGGATTCTCTGAGCAGAGAGGGGAAGAAGCACGTCCAATCGAAGAAGGAGCTTCAGGAGAAGATGTGAGCACGCCGACGTTCATCGACCGGTAGAGCGCTGGCAGATTGGCAGATTGGTCCCTCCCTCTGTAGGTTGGAGGTGGCGGCGACCATCCGCACCATCGgaggtgagcgagcgagcgagcgtggCGGCGTCGGGCCCGGCGTGGGCCCGGCGTCAGGCTGGCCCGCTTTTGGTTTCAGACTACGAGCTGCAGGCCAGCTTGCTGGAGGCCTTGTGCCGTCTGACGCCCAGGAAGGAGCGGATGGCCCGAGCCGGCGTCTGGTTCTCCCGCAGCGACTTGGCCGAAGCCTTCTGCCTCATCAAAGACGGCGACTTTGAGTTGGTCCGTCGGGTGTCCGTCCGCTGGCGCCGGCGCCGACGCCGTTGGACCGCTGGGGCCCCGTCCCATCCACGTCCGCGTCCCCGACAGGACTGTCGCCGCTTCCTCAACTTCCTCAACGATCGTCGCGACGACCGGGAACGGTGAGCCCGCCGGTCGCGCCCCGTCGTCCCCTCGTCGCGGATTTCAATCCGTCGACCGTGAGCCGGACGTCCcgggagtgatttttttttttttgttgctttttttctctcctcagGGTTTGGACCCTCCCGTGCGTCCGAGCCTTCTTGGAGACCACCGAGGTAACAGAAAGCCGCCTAGGACGCATTTGCCCTCCTGCCGtcaccttgttttttttgttgttgtgctcTCGAGCTCTGCCGCCCCAAAGATGAGAAACTGGACGAGTTCTGGGTGGACTTCAACCTGGGCTCACGATCCGTCACCTTTTTCGTGGACATGCCCGAGGTGGTCTTCGCCCCGGAAGCCCGCCGGGTGCCTCCCGTGGGCGCCCCCCGTGGTTTGAGCGTGTGCGTGTGTCATCATCCTTCAGGGCTTCCTGTGGGGTTCCGTGCATCTTCTGATGGAGGAGGTAGAGCGCTACCGGCTGGAGGTGCGGCAGGAGGAGGGTGAGTTGGGAAACTGCGGCAACTCCGACAACTCCGGCCTCGAGCCCACTGCGCCCACTCCGTCAGAAGGAGGCGGGTCCTGGGCCGTCCTGGGCGTTCGCATGAAGGTTCCCGTGACGCACCTGGGCGTCAAAGGACACCGGGTGGAGCTGCTCTTCCGGCCCCAGCTGCTGCAAGAGCTGCGGGCGGCGGCCGGCGGCGTCTTTCCCCAAGAGGTGCCTGAAAGCCAAACGCGCTCGGATGGCTGCGGCTTCCCGTCCAAGTTAAAGCGGTGCACCacgttggggggaaaaaagaatgaatgtggCCGACCATTTTCCTTCTCCGCGGCGTCCGTCGACCGTCTCGTTCTAACAGGTGGCCGAGCGAGACCCGGCCGAGGGAGCCCCCCCCTCGGAGACCAGGACGCTGGGGCGATGCGGCAGAAAGAGGCCCCGCGTTCAACTGAAAGGTGGGTCCTTGGCTCCTTGGAAGAACGGATGACACGAAGCTCCCGCTGGCTGTTTCCGCCCGCCCGCATGTGTTCTCGCAGTCCTCCCCCTGTCGTCGCCCTGCACCTCGGACGAGGACGCCAAGGTTCTCAAGGTAACGCTCTCGACGCCGGCGTTCGCGCAAGCCATCTCCGGGCCCATCTCCTTCACCACTCGGCAGATTTCCAGAAGCAGCGCGGAGGTCCTTTTCCAACAGGTCATTCACTCCACACCCTTAAAGGACTCTGGTAAGCGGAAGGGACGGACGGCCAAGGCACCCGGTGccgacgccgacgccgacgccgTTTAGACCTTTGCTGACTTGCAGGCGTTCTTTTCGAGGAGGAGCCCGCCATCTTTCAGGGGGACGCCTTGAACCTTTCTCCTATAACAATGGTTGGATTTGAGCACCATGGACTCTGTTCTTCCGGGAGGTGACCCGACCCCGCTGACGCTTTGACTTTCTGTGTTTGCAGGACAAGTTCGCTTCGGGCGACAAAACGGATTCAGGTCTCAAATACGCGGCGTCTAGCCGCCTCAAATTGGACCGTCGGATTCTCGGCCGGTCCGAAACCGGCGCTTGTGCccgtcttttgttttgaaaaggcTACCTGTCCAACCAATGCGACGATCCCGGGAGCGAGTCGACCGCCGCCGGTCAGATCGATGCCGGAATCCACCGTCCGGCCGTCGCCGATCGACGTCTGGACTTTGACCGAGAGCCGCCGATGGCGTCGGCGGAGGGCGATGCCGGGCCGCCCTCCGTGGTGGCGCCAGTGGCAGTGGCAGAcaaggagggggaggaggaggaggtggaggaggaggaggaggaggagcccgcCGGGTCCAGTGGGCCCACCGGGCCCACGCCCCTGTCGGACACGGCCCCCGGAATCACGGATGCATTGGAAGCGTTGAAGAGAAGCTTGGAGCAGCATTTCCACGTCTGCTTTACTTCCCGTCCCTTCTTCTGATGGCCCTTTTGAACTGCAAGTTTTTCTTTTGGGCAGGCCCGCCGGCAGAAGGTCCGGGCCCAGGTGTCGTCGTCGCCCCGGGAATTCCAACGGCACGTGGACTCGCTCTTTGACGACATCCGGCGGCACAGGTGCTCCCGTACCCGGATTCCGTCGATTCCGCGGCATCTTTTTGACGGACGCTCGGCGCAGGGCGACGCTCCTCGAGGACTTTGAGACGTCTCTTTGGAACCTGGTCAAGTGTTTGGAGGAAACGTCCGCCTACCTGGACAACATGTACTCGCAAATGACGGTCAGTTAACGTTAGCCGTTCCTAAAGCCCCCGTATTGTCATTGAAATGAATCGacgttaaatgaataaatgtacgGAGCCGAGTCCAATGTGCATTTTGGTATTGCAATGCATTTTATACATGCGTATACGTACAAAAATGGGggaattgtgttttgtttttttttccttgcagAACTTCTTCCAGTCCGAGAAGCGCCGACTGTCTGATTTCTGCGAGGAGCACCAGCAGAGGTGAGCGTCACCTTTTTGGAGTCCCGGCGAGAGGCGAGCTCTAAAGGGCGGGGTTCGCCGTGTCCATTCCAGGTTGAGGTCCGGGGAAAGCCCTAGTCTGGGGCGGAGTTTGCGTCCGGCCGACCCAGAGTGACGCCGGCCGTCCTTCGCCACCTTTCCCCTCTTTTCGATCGCACTCAtttgaattttgaaaataaatgcaagCAAATGAAATGGGTCTGTGTGGATGTCATTGGGAAAAATCCGACGGGCATCACCGTCCGTCTCTGAGTTGAAATGGGGAAgacgaagggaaaaaaagaaggaaaaaaggaaggaaggttCTTGGCACTCACAGTCCAGGCGAACAAAGTCGCTCTGTAATCGCCCGTCATATTTTGGGGAAGGGGGCAATTCTCGGGGTGGGGCTCGCGGGCCTCCTCCTGGCACCGATTGGCTGAGAAGGTGAGCGGGGGGCGGGGCCAGAGACTTGATTTCGTCAGAGAggaaaaagggaggaaaaaaaaagaaaaaaaaaagaaaaaggaaaaacaagagTCTGAAAACATCTGCGTAGCTCCCGGTGGCCCTTCTCCAGACTAAAGAcgacaaaaacacatttaggaCTTTGTGAAGAGCAACTTTGGACCACTTTTCTGCCTGAGTGCGCTCCACGGTGCGAAATGCCGGTGGAGGTGGCAGTGCTGGCGGCAGcgctccttctgccctgcgggTGGACGCACCTCTGACACCGGGACATCCAGAGACGCAAGCAGAAGCAGAAGCAGAAGCAGAAGCAGGGCCGGCCGGCCGGTCGTCCGTTCGTCCTTCGCTCAGGATGTCGTCCAGGCTGCTCCTGTTGGGCTTTATCTTCAGGCTGCTTCTGCCGCTCAGCCTCACCGCAGGTACCACACTTTCTTCTATTTCTCCTTCTTTTTCTCATGAACTCATTGTCGCCGCCGTTGAGCTTTCCAAACTGCTTCTTCTCACTCGTCTAGTCTGGCCAAAATGATCATTTGCTTCGTTGCTGTCGGCTTGATAAGTGTTTTGGCTGACTGTTCGTTCGTTCATCTGAGAGGGGGGAATTTGGGCCATCGCGCGAGTTTCATCCAAAtgacaaaatgacaatttttgacGGACTCCGTGTGGTCC
This Stigmatopora argus isolate UIUO_Sarg chromosome 17, RoL_Sarg_1.0, whole genome shotgun sequence DNA region includes the following protein-coding sequences:
- the sycp2l gene encoding synaptonemal complex protein 2-like isoform X1 produces the protein MAHALIMNELHLRADYMLETEMDACMSDGESSRLARSLLNEGLTDTTLFRLSLLVRKRLSSADFGRVDVVLKSLEILLDDKDVACNLFALAITYQVLSWFQTVRDRLLSADQRSSAQTPLMDSFYDILLLLSRSRPPGGSGSDLDVILLELLHTFLEGRLHYGVRLEATRTFNSILDSLSREGKKHVQSKKELQEKMLEVAATIRTIGDYELQASLLEALCRLTPRKERMARAGVWFSRSDLAEAFCLIKDGDFELDCRRFLNFLNDRRDDRERVWTLPCVRAFLETTELCRPKDEKLDEFWVDFNLGSRSVTFFVDMPEGFLWGSVHLLMEEVERYRLEVRQEEEGGGSWAVLGVRMKVPVTHLGVKGHRVELLFRPQLLQELRAAAGGVFPQEVAERDPAEGAPPSETRTLGRCGRKRPRVQLKVLPLSSPCTSDEDAKVLKISRSSAEVLFQQVIHSTPLKDSGVLFEEEPAIFQGDALNLSPITMDKFASGDKTDSGYLSNQCDDPGSESTAAGQIDAGIHRPAVADRRLDFDREPPMASAEGDAGPPSVVAPVAVADKEGEEEEVEEEEEEEPAGSSGPTGPTPLSDTAPGITDALEALKRSLEQHFHARRQKVRAQVSSSPREFQRHVDSLFDDIRRHRATLLEDFETSLWNLVKCLEETSAYLDNMYSQMTNFFQSEKRRLSDFCEEHQQRLRSGESPSLGRSLRPADPE
- the sycp2l gene encoding synaptonemal complex protein 2-like isoform X3, which gives rise to MAHALIMNELHLRADYMLETEMDACMSDGESSRLARSLLNEGLTDTTLFRLSLLVRKRLSSADFGRVDVVLKSLEILLDDKDVACNLFALAITYQVLSWFQTVRDRLLSADQRSSAQTPLMDSFYDILLLLSRSRPPGSDLDVILLELLHTFLEGRLHYGVRLEATRTFNSILDSLSREGKKHVQSKKELQEKMLEVAATIRTIGDYELQASLLEALCRLTPRKERMARAGVWFSRSDLAEAFCLIKDGDFELDCRRFLNFLNDRRDDRERVWTLPCVRAFLETTELCRPKDEKLDEFWVDFNLGSRSVTFFVDMPEGFLWGSVHLLMEEVERYRLEVRQEEEGGGSWAVLGVRMKVPVTHLGVKGHRVELLFRPQLLQELRAAAGGVFPQEVAERDPAEGAPPSETRTLGRCGRKRPRVQLKVLPLSSPCTSDEDAKVLKISRSSAEVLFQQVIHSTPLKDSGVLFEEEPAIFQGDALNLSPITMDKFASGDKTDSGYLSNQCDDPGSESTAAGQIDAGIHRPAVADRRLDFDREPPMASAEGDAGPPSVVAPVAVADKEGEEEEVEEEEEEEPAGSSGPTGPTPLSDTAPGITDALEALKRSLEQHFHARRQKVRAQVSSSPREFQRHVDSLFDDIRRHRATLLEDFETSLWNLVKCLEETSAYLDNMYSQMTNFFQSEKRRLSDFCEEHQQRLRSGESPSLGRSLRPADPE
- the sycp2l gene encoding synaptonemal complex protein 2-like isoform X2, yielding MAHALIMNELHLRADYMLETEMDACMSDGESSRLARSLLNEGLTDTTLFRLSLLVRKRLSSADFGRVDVVLKSLEILLDDKDVACNLFALAITYQVLSWFQTVRDRLLSADQRSSAQTPLMDSFYDILLLLSRSRPPGGSGSDLDVILLELLHTFLEGRLHYGVRLEATRTFNSILDSLSREGKKHVQSKKELQEKMLEVAATIRTIGDYELQASLLEALCRLTPRKERMARAGVWFSRSDLAEAFCLIKDGDFELDCRRFLNFLNDRRDDRERVWTLPCVRAFLETTELCRPKDEKLDEFWVDFNLGSRSVTFFVDMPEGFLWGSVHLLMEEVERYRLEVRQEEGGGSWAVLGVRMKVPVTHLGVKGHRVELLFRPQLLQELRAAAGGVFPQEVAERDPAEGAPPSETRTLGRCGRKRPRVQLKVLPLSSPCTSDEDAKVLKISRSSAEVLFQQVIHSTPLKDSGVLFEEEPAIFQGDALNLSPITMDKFASGDKTDSGYLSNQCDDPGSESTAAGQIDAGIHRPAVADRRLDFDREPPMASAEGDAGPPSVVAPVAVADKEGEEEEVEEEEEEEPAGSSGPTGPTPLSDTAPGITDALEALKRSLEQHFHARRQKVRAQVSSSPREFQRHVDSLFDDIRRHRATLLEDFETSLWNLVKCLEETSAYLDNMYSQMTNFFQSEKRRLSDFCEEHQQRLRSGESPSLGRSLRPADPE
- the sycp2l gene encoding synaptonemal complex protein 2-like isoform X4, which translates into the protein MDACMSDGESSRLARSLLNEGLTDTTLFRLSLLVRKRLSSADFGRVDVVLKSLEILLDDKDVACNLFALAITYQVLSWFQTVRDRLLSADQRSSAQTPLMDSFYDILLLLSRSRPPGGSGSDLDVILLELLHTFLEGRLHYGVRLEATRTFNSILDSLSREGKKHVQSKKELQEKMLEVAATIRTIGDYELQASLLEALCRLTPRKERMARAGVWFSRSDLAEAFCLIKDGDFELDCRRFLNFLNDRRDDRERVWTLPCVRAFLETTELCRPKDEKLDEFWVDFNLGSRSVTFFVDMPEGFLWGSVHLLMEEVERYRLEVRQEEEGGGSWAVLGVRMKVPVTHLGVKGHRVELLFRPQLLQELRAAAGGVFPQEVAERDPAEGAPPSETRTLGRCGRKRPRVQLKVLPLSSPCTSDEDAKVLKISRSSAEVLFQQVIHSTPLKDSGVLFEEEPAIFQGDALNLSPITMDKFASGDKTDSGYLSNQCDDPGSESTAAGQIDAGIHRPAVADRRLDFDREPPMASAEGDAGPPSVVAPVAVADKEGEEEEVEEEEEEEPAGSSGPTGPTPLSDTAPGITDALEALKRSLEQHFHARRQKVRAQVSSSPREFQRHVDSLFDDIRRHRATLLEDFETSLWNLVKCLEETSAYLDNMYSQMTNFFQSEKRRLSDFCEEHQQRLRSGESPSLGRSLRPADPE